The Sulfurimonas sp. genome includes the window TTGGTAAGTATGATTTCAAAAACAATACATTTTCTACTGGTTTTTCAAAGGATACTTATATACCATTTAAAAATGGATATGCCTTATCATTTAACAATGTTGAGGATATAGCAAATATTAAAGTAGCATTTGTAGATGCTAAAAGATTATCAAAAAAACTACAAAGAAATAGAAAGATAACTGCTATTATTTATATTAAAACATCTAAAGTTCAGGTAAAAAAAGTGCATTGGAATCATTCTAAAGTTTTAAACGCAGATATAACAAGTATAACTATTTTAACAGATGATGGAAATGAAATAATTTCTAAAAATTTGTAAATAGTAAAAATAAATCAGGAGCTGTTTTTTCATACTCATAAGAAATAGCATTAATGCTCAGCTCTCAATGTATCAACAAACAGCCAACACAGCCAAAAAACAGAACCAACCACATTTCCTATTATTCCCCACAGAAGAGGTTCGAAAACAACATCTGAAAATCTAAAATTATCAGCTCCTAACCATCCAAGAAGCGGAAAAATGT containing:
- a CDS encoding DUF4852 domain-containing protein: MKIVKIGLIILSLLLSLNAQTADRLTDENIAFIYESRADLPITNENLVKTLSQEYKNARDEFTQYELMKKIKPVFKKKLTDAKANNSYFVKVGSTLGKYDFKNNTFSTGFSKDTYIPFKNGYALSFNNVEDIANIKVAFVDAKRLSKKLQRNRKITAIIYIKTSKVQVKKVHWNHSKVLNADITSITILTDDGNEIISKNL